A genomic segment from Gammaproteobacteria bacterium encodes:
- a CDS encoding methyltransferase domain-containing protein — MPGNLTHVRVGRSARSVEPEWLDELPAADPRAIRSRRDLQRVNAWMLNARIMGELLESRCGAPPRSIVDLGGGDGTFLLKLARRLSRRWPRVSVTLVDRQPVVSDRTRAEFRSLGWDLELVGADALAYLWGASAVRAEVVTANLFLHHLDTAQLERLFALLAGVATLFVACEPRRSAAALAGSRLLWAIGCNDVSRHDAVVSVRAGFSRNELSLLWPGRRGWSLEEREAGPFTHAFVARRGAAPGAE, encoded by the coding sequence ATGCCGGGAAATCTCACTCATGTCCGCGTCGGCCGCAGCGCCCGTTCGGTCGAGCCCGAGTGGCTCGACGAGCTGCCTGCCGCCGATCCTCGGGCGATTCGGTCGCGGCGCGATCTGCAGCGCGTCAACGCCTGGATGCTGAACGCGCGCATCATGGGCGAGCTGCTCGAGAGCCGGTGCGGCGCGCCGCCGCGCTCTATCGTCGATCTCGGCGGCGGCGACGGAACGTTCCTGCTGAAGCTCGCGCGGCGGCTCTCGCGCCGCTGGCCCCGCGTGTCCGTGACGCTGGTCGATCGCCAACCCGTCGTCAGCGATCGAACGCGCGCGGAATTCCGCTCGCTCGGATGGGATCTCGAGCTGGTCGGCGCCGACGCTCTCGCCTATCTCTGGGGGGCGAGCGCCGTTCGCGCGGAGGTCGTGACGGCGAACCTTTTCCTGCACCACCTCGATACGGCGCAGCTAGAGCGGCTCTTCGCGCTGCTCGCCGGCGTCGCGACGCTGTTCGTCGCGTGCGAACCGAGGCGATCGGCGGCCGCGTTGGCCGGCAGCCGGCTCTTGTGGGCGATCGGCTGCAACGACGTCAGCCGTCATGACGCCGTCGTGAGCGTCCGCGCCGGCTTCTCGCGAAACGAGCTGTCGCTGCTCTGGCCCGGCCGCCGCGGGTGGTCGCTCGAGGAGCGCGAAGCGGGCCCGTTCACGCATGCGTTCGTCGCGCGGCGCGGCGCGGCGCCGGGCGCCGAATGA
- a CDS encoding DUF998 domain-containing protein: MEPETSPGAAPKLGNESGFDRGAAVTRSLLGYGVLVGPFYVAVGLIQAFLRDGFDLTRHPLSLLANGPGGWVQTANFVISGLMVLAAAAGAARVLGAKARAVSGFLGAFGASMIVAAVFTADPSDGFPPGTPEGYPSSISTSGLLHLVAGSLGFISLAVSCFLAARVMSRRNVPSLARLSLTCGLAVALGFFGGAALSSRSASAATLGIWLSVVVGWAWLAVMSLHLYRAAPHPSCGPRSPYE; this comes from the coding sequence ATGGAGCCCGAAACATCCCCCGGCGCGGCACCGAAGCTCGGGAACGAATCGGGATTCGATCGGGGCGCCGCGGTCACGCGGTCGCTGCTCGGTTATGGCGTGCTCGTGGGTCCCTTCTATGTGGCCGTCGGTCTGATTCAGGCTTTCCTTCGCGACGGCTTCGACCTCACGCGTCACCCGCTGAGCTTGCTCGCCAACGGGCCGGGCGGTTGGGTCCAGACTGCGAACTTCGTGATCAGTGGCCTGATGGTACTCGCCGCTGCCGCGGGGGCCGCGCGCGTGCTGGGGGCGAAGGCGCGCGCGGTGAGCGGGTTCCTCGGCGCCTTCGGCGCGAGCATGATCGTGGCGGCCGTGTTCACGGCAGACCCGTCGGACGGCTTTCCCCCCGGGACTCCCGAAGGATATCCCTCGTCTATCAGCACGTCGGGGTTGCTCCACCTCGTCGCGGGCTCGTTGGGATTCATCTCCCTCGCCGTCAGTTGCTTCCTCGCGGCGCGAGTAATGTCGCGCCGTAACGTGCCGTCGCTCGCGCGTCTCTCGCTCACATGCGGCCTTGCGGTCGCGCTGGGATTCTTCGGTGGCGCGGCACTCTCGAGCCGCTCCGCTTCCGCTGCAACCCTGGGAATCTGGTTGAGTGTCGTCGTAGGGTGGGCATGGCTCGCCGTCATGTCGCTCCACCTGTACCGCGCGGCGCCGCACCCGAGCTGCGGGCCTCGATCCCCCTATGAGTAG
- a CDS encoding GntR family transcriptional regulator: protein MRIRISPDEGVPVYQQIVNQIKYLVASKVLRPGDELPPIRALAEQLLINPNTVARAYRELEIAGLVVKRGTVGTFVSSSPSPFARRERLRIVRQKVDTLLAEASALGVDVEELKAVIDQRASAMHAGLKSKRGGHES from the coding sequence TTGCGTATACGAATCTCGCCGGACGAGGGCGTTCCGGTCTATCAGCAGATCGTGAACCAGATCAAGTATCTGGTCGCGTCCAAGGTCCTGCGGCCGGGCGACGAGCTGCCTCCGATCCGCGCGCTAGCGGAGCAGCTCTTGATCAATCCGAACACCGTCGCGCGCGCCTATCGAGAGCTCGAGATCGCAGGGCTGGTCGTGAAGCGCGGCACGGTGGGCACCTTCGTATCGAGCAGCCCTTCGCCGTTCGCGCGCCGAGAGCGGCTGCGAATCGTGCGGCAGAAGGTGGACACGCTGCTCGCGGAGGCGAGCGCGCTCGGCGTCGACGTCGAGGAGCTCAAGGCCGTGATCGACCAGCGCGCGAGCGCGATGCACGCAGGTCTGAAGTCGAAGCGAGGCGGCCATGAAAGCTGA
- a CDS encoding TetR/AcrR family transcriptional regulator yields the protein MTGLDLYPGRYNISPISTRSSNRSARRRRARRFAGPRADDPRVVRSRAAVVDAARTLFLRNGYAGTTMEEIAALAGLTKRTVYNNYADKDALFTQIVGDVIAYAEEFARELHEAFTVGITATNLRAALDDLACRLALVIVRREVIALRRLLIAEARAFPALAREYFDRVPGQVLEALASGFEHLGRAGLLRVADARCAASQFAYLVAGEPLDRAMLVGTVPSREHVVACAREGVETFLARYGAARGRRDRYGAR from the coding sequence ATGACTGGTTTGGATTTATATCCTGGACGGTATAATATTTCACCCATCAGTACAAGATCATCCAACCGGAGCGCTCGCCGGCGCCGAGCTCGCCGCTTCGCGGGTCCGCGCGCGGACGACCCGCGCGTCGTTCGGTCGCGCGCGGCCGTAGTCGATGCGGCGCGGACACTCTTCCTGCGCAACGGGTATGCGGGTACCACGATGGAGGAGATCGCGGCGCTCGCCGGCCTCACGAAGCGCACGGTCTACAACAACTACGCCGACAAGGATGCGCTCTTCACACAGATCGTCGGGGACGTCATCGCTTACGCGGAAGAGTTCGCCCGCGAGCTGCACGAAGCGTTCACCGTCGGGATCACCGCAACGAACCTTAGGGCGGCACTGGACGACCTGGCTTGTCGCCTCGCGCTCGTCATCGTGCGCCGCGAGGTGATCGCGCTTCGGCGGCTCCTGATCGCCGAGGCGCGGGCGTTTCCCGCTCTGGCGAGGGAGTACTTCGATCGCGTTCCCGGTCAGGTGCTCGAAGCGCTGGCGTCGGGATTCGAGCATTTGGGGCGGGCCGGGCTGCTGCGAGTGGCGGACGCGCGATGCGCCGCGTCGCAGTTCGCGTACCTCGTGGCCGGCGAGCCCCTGGACCGCGCGATGCTGGTAGGGACGGTGCCGTCCAGAGAGCACGTCGTCGCCTGTGCGCGGGAAGGAGTCGAGACGTTCCTCGCGCGATACGGCGCCGCGCGCGGCCGGCGCGACCGTTACGGCGCTCGGTAG
- a CDS encoding GNAT family N-acetyltransferase — protein MEVKIARSDAELERVAPVLRQLRPDLSPEDLIARVKAQQRSGYRVAYIESDGEIVCAAGFVIGTKLAWGKHLYVDDLVTAEHRRSGGFGTRMIEWLKAYAREHGCGQLHLDSGVQRFAAHRFYLRHGFHITSHHFSIVDLAAGE, from the coding sequence ATGGAAGTCAAGATCGCACGCTCCGACGCCGAGCTCGAGCGCGTCGCCCCGGTTCTCCGCCAATTGAGGCCGGATTTGTCGCCGGAAGACTTGATCGCGAGAGTCAAGGCGCAACAGAGGAGCGGGTATCGGGTGGCCTACATCGAGTCCGATGGAGAGATCGTGTGCGCGGCGGGCTTCGTGATCGGGACGAAGCTCGCGTGGGGCAAGCACCTTTACGTGGACGACCTGGTGACGGCGGAGCACCGCCGCTCGGGCGGTTTCGGCACCAGGATGATCGAGTGGCTGAAGGCGTACGCGCGTGAGCACGGCTGCGGCCAGCTTCACTTGGACTCCGGCGTGCAACGCTTCGCCGCGCACCGCTTTTATCTACGCCACGGGTTTCACATCACGAGCCACCATTTTTCCATCGTGGATCTCGCTGCCGGCGAGTGA
- a CDS encoding GFA family protein, which produces MSSYEGGCACGAVRYRLESEPMFVHCCHCRDCQRQTGSAFVLNALIETDRVVLLSGELTVHTMPTDSGRPHDVYRCATCGTAVWSDYGRRRYLRFVRVGTLDEPDAIAPDVHIYTRSKLPWVRLPEGARAFEAYYHMKTEWPPESQTRRERAAGKA; this is translated from the coding sequence ATGAGTAGCTATGAAGGCGGGTGCGCTTGCGGCGCCGTTCGTTATCGGCTCGAGTCCGAGCCGATGTTCGTTCACTGCTGTCATTGCCGCGACTGCCAGCGGCAGACGGGCTCGGCATTCGTGCTGAACGCGCTGATCGAGACGGATCGCGTCGTGCTCTTGTCGGGCGAGCTCACGGTGCACACCATGCCGACCGACAGCGGCCGGCCGCACGACGTTTACCGCTGCGCGACATGCGGCACGGCCGTTTGGAGCGACTACGGCCGGCGCCGATACTTGCGATTCGTGCGTGTCGGCACGCTCGACGAGCCCGATGCGATCGCACCCGACGTGCACATCTATACGCGTTCGAAGCTCCCATGGGTACGCCTACCGGAAGGCGCGCGTGCGTTCGAGGCGTACTACCACATGAAGACGGAGTGGCCGCCCGAGAGCCAGACGCGGCGCGAACGGGCGGCCGGCAAGGCGTAG
- a CDS encoding FtsX-like permease family protein produces the protein MGGRMLGHYFVVALRAFRRRPFATAVNIFALALGLTCFVAAYATVVYWSDAERHVAAADRTYAITANLALSDGSAATGVVPRTSDVVAKYLEADFPELEAVVRAWPGNGNDVSVTTGEKKTRLQLAYADAEFLDVFDLPVSAGDRASALSRPGSVVLTESAAMTLYGVPDPIGRFIQVSTDIEGTVTAVIDDIPQPSHMGPSASAFLRFDVLVSWDAAERLVAIAQGRNAGQAPENWLSTCCVTYAVLPADGSLDEAEFRAGLADFASRHVPAEQAAIADLQFDAVPIRSLMVAGIDSLIFAGNRVAVSITTLLLLLGGLVLVVAAINYANLATAQATARAKEVGMRKVVGAARGQLMFQYVLEAGLLAAAGLVVALLAVVLVAPVVRAYAEVDLTLALWSSAGFWLFVIGLIAVVSLLAGAYPAFVLSRVRPVDALRSGRMRSGPRVLPALLGGAQFAAASFLLIAVLVMFSQNRELRQIGLGTDRDPLITITNVPFFTRVDPEVFRNDLLRIPTVRSVTSVGAIPWSSEIGVGLFRRTEDRSEANQVTYQNIVAYDFFETMRTPVLAGRVFDREHGEDMFPDGSDPSRPRHIVVDRAFAEQLGFPSPEAAVDQVIYMPSLAEEGPVVPVTIIGAVENRPMHFLGLGATSNVYILSGHQWYVIARIAADDIPATLAAIEAAWDRQAPEIAMSLRFMDALFEQNYLTFGRINTVFNGLALFALVISAIGLFGMAVHNTGRRLHEIGVRKTLGANARQIGAMLLTSFSKPIVVANLIAWPLAFVAVQAYLRVFLHRIPVTLTPFLLSLAITLVVAWIAVIGQTWRAARVRPSQVLRY, from the coding sequence GTGGGGGGGCGAATGCTCGGGCACTACTTCGTCGTCGCGTTGCGCGCCTTTCGACGCAGACCGTTCGCCACGGCCGTCAATATCTTCGCCCTCGCGCTCGGCCTCACGTGCTTCGTCGCGGCCTACGCCACCGTCGTCTATTGGTCGGACGCCGAACGGCATGTCGCCGCGGCCGACCGAACCTACGCGATCACCGCCAACCTCGCGCTGAGCGACGGCAGCGCCGCCACGGGCGTCGTGCCCCGCACGAGCGACGTCGTCGCGAAGTATCTCGAAGCCGATTTTCCCGAGCTCGAGGCGGTGGTCCGCGCTTGGCCGGGCAACGGCAACGACGTCTCGGTCACCACCGGCGAGAAGAAGACGCGCCTGCAGCTCGCTTACGCCGACGCCGAATTCCTCGATGTATTCGACCTGCCCGTGAGCGCCGGCGACCGCGCCTCGGCGCTCAGCCGGCCGGGCAGCGTCGTGCTGACCGAGTCGGCGGCGATGACGCTCTACGGCGTTCCGGATCCGATCGGCCGCTTCATCCAGGTCTCCACCGATATCGAAGGCACGGTCACGGCCGTCATCGACGACATTCCGCAGCCCTCGCACATGGGGCCCTCCGCGTCCGCGTTCCTGCGCTTCGATGTCCTCGTGTCGTGGGATGCCGCGGAGCGGCTGGTCGCGATCGCGCAGGGCCGGAACGCGGGGCAGGCGCCCGAGAACTGGCTCAGCACGTGCTGCGTCACGTATGCGGTGCTGCCGGCCGACGGCTCCCTCGACGAGGCCGAGTTCAGAGCGGGCCTCGCCGACTTTGCGAGCCGCCACGTGCCGGCCGAGCAGGCCGCAATCGCGGATCTGCAGTTCGATGCCGTGCCGATCCGCAGCCTGATGGTGGCCGGCATCGACTCGCTGATCTTCGCCGGAAACCGCGTGGCGGTCTCGATCACGACGTTGCTGCTGCTCCTCGGCGGCCTGGTGCTGGTCGTTGCCGCGATCAATTACGCGAACCTCGCGACCGCGCAGGCAACGGCACGTGCGAAGGAAGTCGGCATGCGCAAGGTCGTCGGCGCCGCTCGCGGTCAGCTGATGTTCCAGTACGTGCTCGAAGCCGGCTTGCTCGCCGCGGCAGGTCTCGTGGTTGCTTTGCTCGCGGTCGTGCTGGTCGCGCCCGTCGTTCGCGCCTACGCGGAAGTCGATCTCACGCTCGCGCTCTGGAGCTCGGCGGGCTTTTGGCTATTCGTGATCGGCCTCATCGCCGTCGTCAGCTTGCTCGCGGGCGCCTACCCGGCGTTCGTCCTGTCGCGCGTGCGGCCGGTCGACGCGCTGCGCTCCGGGAGGATGCGCAGCGGCCCGCGGGTCCTGCCGGCGCTGCTCGGCGGGGCTCAGTTCGCGGCCGCGAGCTTCCTGCTGATCGCGGTGCTCGTCATGTTCAGTCAGAACCGCGAGCTCAGGCAGATCGGGCTCGGCACCGACAGGGATCCGCTGATCACGATAACCAACGTGCCGTTTTTCACCCGCGTCGATCCGGAAGTCTTCCGCAACGATCTGCTGCGCATCCCAACCGTCAGGTCGGTCACCAGCGTCGGCGCCATTCCGTGGAGCAGCGAGATCGGAGTCGGGCTGTTTCGGCGCACCGAGGACCGAAGCGAGGCGAACCAGGTCACGTACCAGAACATCGTGGCGTACGACTTCTTCGAGACGATGCGTACGCCGGTCCTCGCCGGACGAGTCTTCGATCGGGAGCACGGCGAGGACATGTTCCCGGACGGCAGCGATCCGTCGCGCCCGAGGCACATCGTCGTCGATCGAGCGTTTGCCGAGCAGCTCGGCTTCCCGTCGCCGGAAGCGGCCGTCGATCAGGTGATCTACATGCCTTCGTTGGCCGAGGAGGGGCCGGTGGTGCCCGTCACGATCATCGGGGCCGTCGAGAACCGTCCGATGCACTTCCTCGGTCTCGGCGCCACGTCCAACGTCTACATTCTCAGCGGTCATCAGTGGTACGTCATCGCAAGGATCGCGGCGGACGACATTCCCGCCACGTTGGCCGCGATTGAAGCGGCCTGGGATCGGCAAGCGCCGGAGATCGCGATGAGCTTGAGGTTCATGGACGCTTTGTTCGAGCAGAACTACCTGACCTTTGGGCGCATCAACACGGTCTTCAACGGCCTTGCGCTGTTCGCGCTCGTGATCTCCGCGATCGGCCTCTTCGGCATGGCCGTGCACAACACCGGCCGGCGGCTGCACGAGATCGGCGTCCGAAAGACGCTGGGTGCGAATGCGCGGCAGATCGGCGCGATGCTGCTTACCAGCTTCTCCAAGCCGATCGTGGTCGCGAACCTCATCGCGTGGCCGCTCGCGTTCGTCGCCGTGCAAGCCTACTTGCGCGTTTTTCTGCACCGGATACCGGTGACGCTCACGCCGTTCCTGCTGAGCTTGGCGATAACGCTCGTAGTCGCTTGGATCGCCGTCATTGGTCAGACGTGGCGCGCGGCGCGAGTGCGGCCCTCGCAGGTTCTCAGATACTGA
- a CDS encoding GFA family protein, whose protein sequence is MAKGSCLCGKVTYEAATVGPSVTKCHCKICQKTSGSAYGDYTTAPFDSFKWTSGESLLKKYESSPGNFRNFCSVCGTHMPTGHPSMGIYFIQPGTLDTAEPLVESAHMFLKSSPPWHKRQQGLAEFDEYPG, encoded by the coding sequence ATGGCCAAGGGAAGCTGCTTGTGCGGAAAGGTCACTTACGAAGCGGCCACGGTCGGGCCGAGCGTCACGAAATGCCACTGCAAGATCTGTCAGAAGACGAGCGGCTCGGCTTACGGCGACTACACCACGGCACCGTTCGACAGCTTCAAGTGGACGAGCGGCGAGTCGCTGCTCAAGAAGTACGAAAGCTCTCCCGGCAACTTCCGCAATTTCTGCTCCGTGTGCGGCACGCACATGCCGACCGGTCACCCCTCGATGGGGATCTACTTCATCCAGCCGGGGACGCTCGACACCGCCGAGCCGCTCGTCGAGTCGGCGCACATGTTCTTGAAATCGAGCCCGCCGTGGCACAAGCGCCAGCAGGGGCTCGCGGAGTTCGACGAGTATCCGGGATAG
- a CDS encoding ABC transporter ATP-binding protein: protein MTGTETIVEVRGLERRFGATRALADVSLAVPRGVVFGLVGANGAGKTTLIRHVMGLLRAEAGEVRVFGLDPVAHPTEVLARIGYLSEVSELPEWMRVAELIAFTRAFYPRWDDDYAEQLRQTFEVDASKRVKELSKGQRARLGLLLAVAHRPELLVLDEPSSGLDPLVRRDILRAIVKTIAEEGRTVLFSSHLLDEVERVADHVAIIDHGRIVANDALDALKGTYHRVVLRFNEPPHATPKANGFFHWEGTGPHWSAFFYGEASAAESAAAALDARLVERATPSLNELFVALAERDPAMRDQHP from the coding sequence ATGACAGGCACCGAGACGATCGTCGAGGTTCGTGGGCTCGAGCGGCGCTTCGGCGCAACACGGGCGCTCGCGGACGTGAGCCTGGCCGTGCCGCGCGGCGTCGTATTCGGCCTCGTCGGCGCGAACGGCGCCGGCAAGACGACGCTGATCCGCCACGTGATGGGGCTGCTCCGAGCAGAAGCGGGCGAGGTGCGCGTGTTCGGGCTAGATCCGGTCGCGCACCCGACCGAAGTGCTCGCGCGGATCGGCTATCTCTCCGAGGTGAGCGAGCTGCCGGAGTGGATGCGCGTCGCGGAGCTCATCGCCTTCACACGCGCGTTCTATCCGCGATGGGACGACGACTATGCCGAGCAGCTGCGGCAAACCTTCGAGGTCGACGCGAGCAAGCGTGTGAAGGAGCTCTCGAAGGGGCAGCGCGCTCGGCTCGGGCTCCTGCTCGCGGTCGCGCACCGGCCGGAGCTTCTCGTGCTCGACGAGCCGTCGTCCGGGCTCGATCCGCTCGTGCGCCGCGACATCCTGCGTGCGATCGTGAAGACCATCGCCGAGGAGGGGCGCACGGTCCTCTTCTCTTCGCATCTCCTCGACGAGGTCGAGCGCGTAGCCGATCACGTCGCGATCATCGACCATGGCCGGATCGTCGCGAACGATGCGCTCGACGCGCTGAAAGGCACGTATCACCGCGTCGTGCTCCGCTTCAACGAGCCGCCGCATGCCACGCCGAAGGCGAACGGGTTCTTCCACTGGGAGGGCACGGGGCCCCATTGGTCGGCATTCTTCTACGGCGAAGCGAGCGCGGCGGAATCGGCGGCCGCCGCCCTCGATGCGCGCCTCGTGGAGCGCGCCACCCCCAGCCTGAACGAGCTTTTCGTCGCGCTTGCCGAACGCGACCCGGCAATGCGGGACCAGCATCCGTGA
- a CDS encoding type III polyketide synthase yields MTGNRRRYRQREQARDMVEAFINRIAACVPPHDVHEAFIRFAESQLRDDRRNALLFRRLVGKGGIDHRYSCLEPLDGLDGDVLDVGGLFVRGRFPGTGARMRFFEEHAPGLAADAVRRLQLEDERSRITHLLITCCTGLSAPGLDLEIIERCGLARSVERTILGFMGCYAAVNALRLARHIVRSEPEARVLIVSLELCTLHLKETTDLEEILSFLLWGDGSAACLVTSKPEGFALDGFTTVLAPAARDLITWNIRDAGFDMRLSGQVPHAIFESLVAHSSEILAGAEAGSVDLWAVHPGGRSVLDAVERALELQPSALSASRETLRRFGNMSSATVLFVLRELLSSARAGAKGCAMSFGPGLVAETMRFHAVG; encoded by the coding sequence ATTACGGGCAATCGCCGCCGATATCGGCAACGGGAGCAGGCACGAGACATGGTGGAGGCGTTCATCAATCGAATCGCCGCGTGCGTGCCGCCTCACGACGTGCACGAGGCGTTCATCCGCTTTGCCGAGTCTCAGCTCCGAGACGACCGTCGCAACGCCCTCCTGTTTCGCCGCCTCGTCGGAAAAGGCGGAATCGATCACCGCTATTCGTGCTTGGAGCCGCTGGACGGGCTCGACGGCGACGTGCTGGATGTCGGCGGCCTCTTCGTCCGTGGGCGTTTCCCGGGCACGGGCGCGCGCATGCGCTTTTTCGAGGAGCATGCTCCCGGTCTCGCCGCGGACGCCGTGCGTCGTCTGCAATTGGAGGACGAGCGCAGCCGGATCACGCACCTGCTGATCACATGCTGCACCGGGCTTTCGGCGCCCGGCCTCGATCTCGAGATCATCGAGCGCTGCGGTTTGGCGCGATCGGTCGAGCGAACGATCCTCGGATTCATGGGCTGCTACGCCGCCGTCAACGCCTTGCGTCTCGCACGTCACATCGTGCGATCGGAGCCCGAGGCTCGAGTGCTCATCGTGAGCCTCGAGCTGTGCACGTTGCATCTGAAGGAAACGACGGACCTCGAGGAGATACTGTCGTTCCTGCTGTGGGGCGACGGGTCGGCCGCGTGTCTCGTCACGTCGAAGCCCGAGGGCTTCGCTCTCGACGGCTTCACCACGGTGCTCGCGCCCGCCGCGCGGGATTTGATCACGTGGAACATTCGCGACGCCGGTTTCGACATGCGGCTTTCGGGCCAGGTGCCGCATGCGATCTTCGAGTCGCTCGTCGCGCATTCGAGCGAGATCCTCGCCGGAGCGGAAGCCGGATCGGTCGACCTTTGGGCCGTGCATCCCGGCGGCCGATCGGTCCTCGACGCGGTGGAGCGCGCGCTCGAATTGCAGCCTTCTGCGCTGTCGGCGTCGCGGGAGACGCTGCGGCGCTTCGGCAACATGTCGTCCGCGACGGTGCTGTTCGTGCTCCGGGAGCTTCTCTCGTCGGCGCGCGCAGGCGCGAAAGGGTGCGCGATGTCGTTCGGCCCGGGGCTCGTCGCCGAGACGATGCGGTTTCACGCCGTGGGCTGA